From the Bradyrhizobium sp. CCGUVB1N3 genome, one window contains:
- a CDS encoding UvrD-helicase domain-containing protein — protein MTAKVDLLAIDRGLVVSPAGCGKTQLIADALHAHTFAKPILVLTHTNSGVAALRGRLDKAGVPASQYRLSTIDGWAIRLISTFPERSGHDPGIVTSQRPRYPTIRAAASRLLKSGHISDVIVASYSRLLVDEYQDCSGWQHAIIYWAAKILPTCVVGDPVQAIFDFSADDPICDWKKHVCVHFPQAGELSKPWRWLNAEAPELGEWLLAARKNLLDGKPVDLRTAPSSVTWVKLEGNADDYGRMIKAGRVKPPGGSGSVLIIGESKSPPSQQRIASAIPGAITVEAVDLRDLVSFAESLDLSSSKAVATVAEFAESLMTNVGAADLVKRVDSLMRGKARREASTVENAAIAFVRDPCLAHVLNLLVEINKDAGVRVYRPAILRACIRALELACGPGSISFGDAAVRIREQGRVVGRTIKGRSVGSTLTLKGLEADVVVVLDAGTHNARNLYVAMTRGSKQLIICSRNALLKPSW, from the coding sequence ATGACGGCTAAGGTCGACCTCCTCGCGATCGACCGTGGCCTTGTTGTCTCGCCAGCGGGATGCGGCAAGACGCAGTTAATCGCCGACGCCCTGCACGCGCACACGTTCGCGAAGCCAATTCTTGTCCTCACTCATACCAACTCGGGCGTTGCGGCCCTTCGAGGGCGGCTGGACAAAGCAGGCGTTCCTGCGTCGCAATACCGCCTGTCGACAATCGACGGCTGGGCCATCCGTCTCATCTCCACGTTTCCCGAGCGGTCCGGCCACGACCCGGGCATTGTGACGAGTCAGCGACCGCGGTATCCCACCATTCGGGCGGCCGCGTCCCGGCTCCTAAAGTCAGGCCATATCAGCGACGTCATCGTAGCGAGCTATTCCCGGCTGCTTGTGGATGAATACCAGGACTGCTCGGGGTGGCAGCACGCCATCATCTACTGGGCTGCAAAAATACTGCCGACCTGCGTCGTGGGCGATCCCGTCCAAGCGATATTTGATTTTTCTGCCGACGACCCGATTTGCGACTGGAAGAAGCATGTCTGCGTTCATTTTCCGCAGGCGGGCGAATTGTCAAAGCCATGGCGCTGGCTCAACGCCGAAGCGCCCGAGCTTGGCGAGTGGTTGCTGGCGGCACGCAAGAACCTGCTCGATGGAAAACCCGTTGACCTTCGAACCGCTCCGTCGTCCGTCACCTGGGTAAAGCTGGAAGGCAATGCGGACGACTACGGACGGATGATCAAGGCCGGCAGGGTCAAGCCGCCGGGCGGTTCAGGTTCGGTGCTGATCATTGGCGAAAGTAAGAGCCCGCCCAGCCAACAACGCATCGCCAGTGCGATCCCCGGTGCAATCACCGTAGAGGCGGTCGATTTGCGCGACCTTGTAAGCTTCGCTGAATCGCTTGATCTATCCTCGTCGAAAGCCGTAGCGACCGTTGCGGAATTTGCCGAATCTCTAATGACGAATGTCGGTGCCGCTGACCTCGTGAAGAGAGTTGACAGTCTCATGCGCGGGAAAGCTCGCCGCGAGGCAAGCACCGTTGAGAACGCCGCCATAGCGTTCGTGCGCGATCCCTGCCTGGCTCATGTCCTGAATCTGCTCGTCGAGATCAACAAGGATGCCGGCGTTCGAGTTTACCGGCCAGCTATCCTGAGGGCATGCATCCGCGCCTTAGAACTGGCGTGCGGCCCAGGAAGTATCAGCTTTGGGGATGCGGCCGTTCGTATCCGCGAGCAAGGACGCGTCGTGGGGCGCACGATCAAGGGTCGGTCTGTAGGAAGCACATTGACCCTGAAGGGCTTGGAAGCTGATGTTGTAGTCGTATTGGATGCAGGCACGCATAACGCCAGAAATCTGTATGTCGCCATGACGCGCGGCTCGAAACAGCTCATCATCTGCAGCCGAAACGCGCTGCTCAAACCATCCTGGTAG
- a CDS encoding ParA family protein, translating to MKTIVINNQKGGVGKTTLAVHLALFMAEANLRVLVIDVDAQSIASDTLRHYAGSTLAADLFKPGTRIVSREDEGLTLAPADSSLTDLDCSNAAAITTLQENLASASDQFDACVIDTPPSLGLRSVGCLVAASHVLAPIYLEDYSIKGVKGLMQTVIGVQRRYGRQDTKFLGLRPSNFNTKSPRQRTLCFGVGSQP from the coding sequence ATGAAGACCATTGTCATCAACAATCAAAAGGGCGGGGTCGGGAAGACCACGCTTGCTGTGCATTTGGCTTTGTTCATGGCGGAGGCAAATCTCCGCGTTCTCGTGATCGACGTGGATGCGCAGAGCATTGCGTCGGATACGTTGAGGCACTATGCCGGTTCAACGTTAGCCGCGGATCTGTTCAAGCCGGGGACACGGATCGTCTCTCGTGAAGACGAAGGTCTAACGCTTGCGCCGGCGGATAGCTCGCTGACTGATCTCGATTGCAGCAATGCGGCCGCCATAACGACTCTGCAAGAGAACCTCGCTAGTGCGTCGGATCAGTTCGACGCCTGCGTCATCGATACGCCGCCATCACTTGGACTGCGCAGTGTCGGCTGTTTGGTTGCGGCGTCGCATGTGCTGGCCCCCATCTATCTGGAGGACTATTCGATCAAGGGCGTCAAAGGTCTGATGCAGACCGTGATCGGCGTGCAGAGGCGTTATGGCCGCCAGGATACGAAGTTCCTCGGGTTGCGGCCTTCGAACTTCAACACGAAATCGCCCCGTCAACGGACGCTGTGTTTCGGCGTGGGGTCTCAACCATGA
- a CDS encoding GntR family transcriptional regulator, with product MRRNTISEQIHAVLRRDIVCGRLSPRASLSEQDLVHRFGVSRTPIREAMIKLADEGLVEIFPQYGSFVGPIKLAEVLDSQFARETLECAAVEKAIAQMDSRQADQLKAFLDRQRALQRSGDDEGFFRADEAMHAHIFSIAGHPTAWQFVAGAKAQMDRVRYLAITILRKQPSVVAQHALIIDRLCARDRDGAVAAMRTHMRGILKTIEILRGEKHDYFAEKDGNPQPRREAHDQEARKRPQ from the coding sequence TTGAGGCGCAACACCATCTCGGAGCAAATCCACGCCGTCCTGCGCCGCGATATCGTCTGCGGCCGGCTGTCGCCACGCGCCAGCCTAAGCGAGCAGGATTTGGTTCATCGTTTCGGCGTATCGCGGACGCCAATCCGTGAGGCCATGATCAAGCTGGCCGACGAGGGGCTGGTCGAGATCTTTCCGCAATACGGCTCGTTCGTCGGACCAATCAAACTCGCCGAGGTGTTGGACAGCCAATTCGCGCGCGAAACCCTTGAATGCGCCGCGGTGGAAAAGGCGATTGCGCAAATGGACTCCAGGCAGGCCGACCAGCTGAAAGCCTTTCTGGATCGCCAGCGCGCCCTCCAGCGGAGCGGCGATGATGAGGGTTTTTTCCGCGCTGACGAGGCCATGCATGCCCACATCTTTTCGATCGCCGGTCATCCGACGGCCTGGCAGTTTGTGGCCGGCGCCAAAGCACAGATGGATCGCGTGCGCTATCTTGCCATCACCATCCTGCGCAAGCAGCCATCCGTCGTCGCCCAGCATGCTCTCATCATCGACCGGCTCTGCGCCCGTGATCGCGACGGGGCGGTGGCGGCCATGCGCACGCACATGCGCGGGATTCTGAAAACCATCGAGATCCTAAGGGGTGAGAAGCACGATTATTTCGCCGAGAAAGACGGAAATCCGCAGCCGCGGCGCGAAGCTCACGATCAAGAGGCCCGGAAGCGGCCGCAGTAG
- a CDS encoding extracellular solute-binding protein, whose amino-acid sequence MTFAPTRRSVVAGLAGSFAINARAFAASPPLPSSPVSLNIVDVAGNLALTQKAIEAYRAKNPKLVSKITFTKAPAPELPGKIKAQQDAGRVDIDGVLTGIDALSAGVDQNLWIPTVTDYADKLPKLGDIYLPGARAMQGLAANQGVCIVFCPAGPVMEYMPEKVKQVPGTAEELLAWAKANPNRFMYARPANSGPGRVFMMGLPYILGDKDPKDPKDGWDKTWSYLKELGQYVEYYPAGTGPVMKELGEGSRDMIPSQMGWDINPRALGVVPKEAKVFFLKGFHWILDAHYLCIPKGVGPDKLAVLLDLINYLLGKDAQATTYDTGYFYPGPAVKDVALAMAPQDSQDVIKEFGRPEYEAAITGNPQELPLTPDKLVYAFSRWDEQIGAQKKK is encoded by the coding sequence ATGACATTTGCACCCACTCGCCGCAGCGTCGTCGCGGGCCTCGCCGGCTCGTTCGCCATCAACGCCCGCGCCTTCGCGGCGTCTCCGCCGCTGCCGTCCTCTCCGGTTTCCCTGAATATCGTCGACGTTGCGGGCAACCTGGCGCTGACGCAGAAGGCGATCGAGGCCTACCGCGCCAAGAATCCCAAGCTCGTCTCGAAGATCACCTTCACCAAGGCCCCGGCTCCGGAGCTGCCCGGCAAGATCAAGGCGCAACAGGACGCCGGTCGGGTCGACATCGACGGCGTGCTGACCGGCATCGATGCGCTCTCGGCGGGAGTCGACCAGAACCTCTGGATTCCGACCGTGACCGACTATGCCGACAAGTTGCCGAAACTCGGCGATATCTATCTGCCGGGCGCGCGCGCCATGCAGGGGCTCGCGGCAAACCAGGGCGTATGCATCGTGTTCTGTCCCGCAGGTCCGGTGATGGAATATATGCCGGAGAAGGTGAAGCAGGTGCCGGGGACGGCCGAGGAACTGCTGGCCTGGGCCAAGGCCAATCCCAACCGCTTCATGTACGCCCGTCCCGCCAATTCTGGTCCCGGCCGCGTCTTCATGATGGGGCTTCCCTACATCCTCGGGGACAAGGACCCGAAGGATCCGAAGGACGGCTGGGACAAGACGTGGTCATACCTCAAAGAGCTTGGACAATACGTCGAATACTATCCCGCCGGTACGGGCCCGGTGATGAAGGAGCTCGGCGAAGGCTCGCGCGACATGATCCCCTCGCAGATGGGCTGGGACATCAACCCGCGTGCGCTCGGCGTTGTGCCGAAAGAAGCGAAGGTGTTCTTCCTGAAGGGCTTCCACTGGATTCTCGACGCCCACTATCTCTGCATCCCCAAGGGCGTCGGCCCCGACAAGCTCGCGGTGCTGCTTGATCTCATCAACTATCTGCTCGGCAAGGATGCGCAGGCAACCACCTATGACACCGGCTATTTCTATCCGGGACCGGCCGTGAAAGACGTCGCGCTGGCGATGGCGCCGCAGGACAGCCAAGACGTCATCAAGGAATTCGGTCGTCCGGAATACGAGGCCGCAATCACCGGCAACCCGCAGGAGCTGCCGCTGACACCCGACAAGCTCGTCTACGCCTTCAGCCGTTGGGATGAGCAGATCGGTGCGCAAAAGAAGAAATGA